A region from the Vicingaceae bacterium genome encodes:
- the fjo11 gene encoding permease, with product MALRHWVVLLLLAAIWGSSFILMKKGLESFTPLQVASFRMLFAALILLPWGWSKIRDLQKKALTYCFLVGLIGNGIPALLFTTAQMHINSSLAGMLNATTPVFTLIVAALFFHTPVNIYQKTGVVTGLAGAFVLLWDPAIYNKLPVDSAYGLLVLLATFCYAISVNIIRNKLYAISSLAISQAALSFMALPSLVYLIFSLDGDHLLSYPALKSLGYLSLLGFVGTGMALVLFNRLIKETSAIFASNVTYLIPVTAIMWGIIDGETIEGRHLAGMLIIFLGVYFSGISGKTKH from the coding sequence ATGGCATTACGTCATTGGGTGGTTTTGCTTTTACTGGCGGCTATTTGGGGAAGTTCCTTTATTTTGATGAAAAAGGGCTTGGAATCTTTTACTCCATTGCAAGTAGCATCATTTCGTATGTTATTTGCGGCGTTGATTCTGTTGCCATGGGGATGGTCAAAAATCAGAGACCTACAAAAAAAAGCATTAACCTATTGCTTTTTGGTCGGTTTGATAGGCAACGGCATCCCGGCCTTATTGTTTACAACGGCTCAAATGCATATCAACAGTTCTTTGGCCGGCATGTTAAATGCCACTACTCCGGTATTTACATTGATTGTTGCTGCGTTGTTTTTTCATACGCCGGTCAATATCTATCAAAAAACCGGTGTAGTGACCGGTTTGGCAGGTGCATTTGTATTGCTTTGGGATCCTGCAATTTACAACAAGTTGCCGGTTGATTCGGCCTATGGATTGTTGGTTTTGTTGGCTACCTTTTGTTATGCCATTAGTGTCAATATTATCAGAAATAAACTATATGCCATTTCTTCTCTTGCAATCAGTCAGGCGGCGTTGAGTTTTATGGCTTTACCTTCGTTGGTATATCTGATTTTTTCTTTAGATGGCGATCATTTGTTGTCATATCCGGCTTTGAAAAGTTTGGGATATTTGTCATTACTGGGATTTGTAGGGACCGGTATGGCTTTGGTGTTATTTAACAGATTGATTAAAGAAACTTCGGCCATTTTTGCGTCAAATGTCACTTACTTAATTCCGGTGACAGCCATCATGTGGGGGATAATAGACGGAGAAACTATAGAAGGAAGGCATCTGGCAGGCATGTTAATCATCTTTTTGGGGGTGTATTTTTCAGGCATTTCCGGAAAAACGAAACATTAG
- the recJ gene encoding single-stranded-DNA-specific exonuclease RecJ has protein sequence MKTPVWKISPAPDSEFVKKFSEQLNNLPLPIATILIQRGIDTFEKAKRYFRPNLSNLYDPFLMKDMERAVDRLVEAIKNNEKILIYGDYDVDGTTAVTLVYDFLKRYYANLEFYIPDRYLEGYGLSYRGIDYAHENDFSLIITLDCGIKAVEKVLYAMDKGIDIIICDHHQPGEHLPPAYAILNPKQKDCGYPFKELTGCGVGYKFMQAFAQRNHIHTGELNEYIDLLAVSIAADIVPIEDENRILTYFGLKKINENPLPGIKAILNVAGFNRNEVTVSDIVFVIAPRINAAGRIKDARNAVNTLLAKNPDQADLHASIINELNINRREFDETATKEAIAILESNDAYKSKKTTVVFKQDWHKGVVGIVASRLIEYYYRPTVVLTASDDNLISGSARSVPGFDLYNAIAQCGDLLEQFGGHKYAAGLTLKQENLDKFIEKFEWIVSQTIREEHMTPYLEIDTEISLDDITGKFLRILKQMAPFGPGNMRPVFLARNLRAGKYVSIVGQNHLKFNIPKNKDNQTQSIPAIAFGFGEYYRPISEGSTFDAVFTLEENHFNGRTTYQMKIKDLRIHS, from the coding sequence ATGAAAACTCCGGTTTGGAAAATATCTCCTGCACCAGACAGCGAATTTGTAAAAAAATTTTCTGAACAATTAAACAATCTACCTTTACCAATCGCCACTATTTTAATCCAACGCGGTATCGATACGTTTGAAAAAGCAAAAAGGTATTTCCGCCCTAATTTATCCAATTTGTACGACCCGTTTTTGATGAAAGATATGGAGCGGGCTGTAGACCGGTTGGTAGAAGCCATAAAGAACAACGAAAAAATTTTAATTTATGGCGATTATGATGTGGATGGCACTACTGCCGTTACGCTTGTATATGATTTTCTCAAACGGTATTATGCCAATTTGGAATTTTATATTCCCGACCGCTACCTCGAAGGATATGGATTGTCTTACCGCGGCATCGATTATGCCCATGAAAACGATTTTTCATTAATCATTACTTTGGACTGTGGTATAAAAGCGGTAGAAAAGGTGCTTTATGCCATGGACAAAGGCATAGACATCATCATCTGTGACCACCACCAACCCGGCGAACACTTGCCCCCGGCTTATGCCATCTTGAATCCCAAACAAAAAGATTGTGGGTATCCTTTTAAAGAACTTACCGGCTGTGGCGTGGGTTACAAATTTATGCAGGCCTTTGCACAAAGAAATCACATCCATACAGGCGAGTTAAATGAATATATCGACTTGTTGGCCGTTAGTATTGCCGCAGATATCGTGCCTATCGAAGATGAAAATCGTATTTTAACATATTTCGGACTCAAAAAAATCAATGAAAATCCTTTGCCGGGAATAAAAGCCATTTTGAATGTTGCCGGATTTAACCGGAACGAGGTCACCGTTTCGGATATTGTTTTTGTTATTGCTCCAAGAATCAATGCAGCAGGCAGAATAAAAGATGCCCGGAATGCAGTGAATACTCTCCTGGCAAAAAATCCCGATCAGGCAGACCTGCACGCATCCATCATCAACGAGCTTAACATCAATCGCCGGGAATTTGACGAAACAGCTACCAAAGAAGCCATTGCCATTCTGGAAAGCAACGATGCCTATAAATCAAAAAAAACCACTGTAGTATTTAAACAAGATTGGCATAAAGGTGTTGTGGGTATTGTGGCTTCACGTTTGATTGAATATTACTATAGACCTACAGTAGTTTTAACGGCAAGCGACGATAATTTGATTTCAGGGTCTGCCCGGAGTGTTCCCGGGTTCGATCTTTACAATGCCATCGCCCAATGTGGTGATCTACTTGAACAATTCGGCGGACATAAATATGCTGCCGGGCTTACTTTAAAACAAGAAAACCTGGATAAATTCATCGAAAAATTCGAATGGATTGTCAGTCAGACCATTCGCGAAGAACATATGACGCCTTATCTTGAGATCGACACAGAAATTTCACTTGACGATATTACAGGAAAATTTTTGCGAATACTAAAACAAATGGCTCCATTTGGACCGGGCAACATGCGACCGGTATTTCTTGCCCGCAATCTGAGAGCCGGAAAATATGTTTCAATTGTAGGACAAAACCACCTGAAGTTTAATATCCCCAAAAACAAGGATAACCAAACACAATCAATTCCTGCCATTGCCTTTGGTTTTGGAGAATATTACAGACCCATTAGCGAAGGATCCACGTTTGATGCAGTTTTCACTCTTGAAGAAAATCATTTTAACGGCAGAACCACGTATCAAATGAAAATTAAAGATTTACGCATACACTCCTAA
- a CDS encoding chromosome partitioning protein ParB: MSNNKKPALGRGLSALLENAYSPDLTNSPAIENGWIKNIPIDQIETNPFQPRNQFDEEALAELAASIKAMGIIQPITVRKLNENKYQLISGERRYRASKIAGLTEIPAYVRVANDENMLEMALVENIQRENLDAIEIAISLKRLMEECSLTQEELSEKIGKKRSTIANFLRLLKLPPEIQMAIRRRAISMGHARALINIESEEDQLEICEKIISEGWSVRQVEDWVKNLKNKKTKTPSKEKTPKPLSFIQKKILNELQQYLEKPIEIKTSGKKGKGKLIISFESESELEQLLEKITHHRL, encoded by the coding sequence ATGAGCAACAATAAAAAACCTGCATTGGGAAGGGGATTAAGTGCTTTGCTGGAAAATGCATATAGCCCCGACTTGACCAATTCGCCTGCAATCGAAAACGGATGGATTAAAAATATCCCTATCGATCAAATAGAAACCAATCCTTTTCAACCAAGAAATCAATTTGACGAAGAAGCTCTTGCCGAACTTGCCGCTTCTATCAAAGCCATGGGAATTATACAACCAATTACGGTCAGAAAATTAAATGAAAATAAATACCAATTGATCTCCGGCGAACGCCGATACCGTGCTTCAAAAATAGCCGGTCTCACTGAAATTCCCGCTTATGTGAGAGTAGCCAATGACGAAAACATGCTCGAAATGGCTCTTGTGGAAAATATCCAACGGGAAAACCTCGACGCCATTGAAATAGCCATAAGTTTAAAACGCTTGATGGAAGAATGTTCACTTACGCAAGAAGAATTAAGCGAAAAAATCGGAAAAAAGAGAAGCACAATAGCCAATTTTCTTCGCTTATTGAAACTTCCCCCCGAAATCCAAATGGCGATAAGACGCCGAGCCATCAGCATGGGCCATGCTAGAGCATTAATTAATATTGAAAGTGAAGAAGATCAACTGGAAATTTGTGAAAAAATAATTTCTGAGGGATGGTCTGTCAGACAAGTAGAAGATTGGGTAAAAAATTTAAAAAATAAAAAAACGAAAACCCCAAGTAAAGAAAAAACTCCCAAACCCCTTTCCTTTATTCAAAAAAAGATTTTGAACGAATTGCAACAATATCTTGAAAAACCTATTGAAATAAAAACTTCCGGGAAAAAAGGCAAAGGAAAACTCATCATCTCATTTGAGAGCGAGAGTGAATTGGAACAACTCCTTGAAAAAATAACCCATCATCGATTGTAA
- the parA gene encoding chromosome partitioning protein ParA produces the protein MGKIIAIANQKGGVGKTTTAINLSASLAVLEKKVLLIDADPQANSTSGIGFDPRNIKTSIYDLIIGEKEADEIVLETETPNLFLLPSNINLVGSEIELINMPNRELLLKKQLQKIKDKFDFILIDCAPSLGLITVNALTAADSVIIPIQCEYFALEGLGKLLNTIKIIQSRLNPDLEIEGMLLTMYDIRLRLANQVVEEVKTHFQDLVFDTIIHRNTTLGEAPSHGKSVLMHDASSKGAINYLNLAREILQKNNLTQIPQDEKIINIENHEQQ, from the coding sequence ATGGGAAAAATTATTGCCATAGCCAATCAAAAAGGTGGTGTAGGAAAAACTACCACGGCCATCAACCTGTCAGCATCATTGGCTGTATTGGAAAAAAAAGTATTGTTGATTGATGCAGACCCACAGGCAAACTCCACTTCAGGCATCGGTTTTGATCCCCGCAACATCAAAACCAGTATCTATGATCTGATCATTGGGGAAAAGGAGGCCGATGAAATTGTGTTGGAAACCGAAACACCCAATCTTTTCCTCCTGCCTTCCAATATCAACCTCGTTGGTTCTGAAATCGAGCTCATCAATATGCCCAACAGAGAACTTCTGTTAAAAAAACAATTGCAAAAAATAAAAGACAAGTTCGATTTTATTTTGATTGACTGTGCTCCATCTTTAGGGCTTATAACCGTCAACGCCCTGACGGCTGCCGATTCGGTTATCATTCCAATTCAATGCGAATATTTTGCGTTGGAAGGTTTAGGAAAACTTTTGAATACGATTAAAATTATTCAAAGCCGCCTAAATCCAGATTTAGAAATAGAAGGAATGTTATTGACCATGTACGATATCCGTTTGAGATTAGCCAACCAGGTGGTTGAAGAAGTTAAAACACACTTCCAGGATTTGGTTTTTGATACAATCATCCACAGAAACACCACTTTGGGAGAAGCACCCAGTCATGGCAAAAGTGTGCTTATGCATGACGCCAGCAGTAAAGGGGCCATTAATTATTTAAATCTTGCCAGAGAAATTTTGCAAAAAAATAATTTAACACAAATTCCACAAGACGAAAAAATCATAAATATCGAGAACCATGAGCAACAATAA
- a CDS encoding UPF0173 metal-dependent hydrolase: MQRNKKIKVMRQFTYFGHSCFMIEIASKKLLFDPFITPNELAKNIDITSIRPDYIFISHGHEDHIADAVTIAKNSGAKCISNYEIFVWLQKNGVENGHPMNTGGQWAFDFGKVKCTEAVHSSSFPDGTYAGNPMGFVITSNDGDSFYYSGDTALTLNMQLTGEEFSLSFAVLPIGDNFTMGIEDAVKAAKLLKVKKVIGVHFDTFGFIKIDHHAALEKFKAAGLELLLPEIGKSYQI; encoded by the coding sequence ATGCAAAGAAACAAAAAAATCAAAGTTATGAGACAATTTACATATTTTGGCCATTCCTGTTTTATGATAGAAATTGCATCGAAAAAGCTTTTGTTCGATCCTTTTATCACGCCAAACGAATTGGCGAAAAATATTGATATTACTTCTATCCGTCCTGACTATATCTTCATTTCACACGGTCATGAAGACCATATAGCCGATGCCGTGACCATAGCCAAAAATTCCGGAGCAAAATGTATCAGCAACTATGAGATTTTTGTGTGGTTGCAAAAAAATGGCGTGGAAAATGGACATCCCATGAATACCGGAGGTCAGTGGGCATTTGATTTTGGTAAAGTAAAATGCACAGAAGCCGTCCACAGCAGTTCTTTTCCTGATGGCACCTATGCCGGAAATCCTATGGGATTTGTAATCACAAGCAACGATGGAGATTCCTTCTATTATTCGGGAGACACTGCACTCACTCTTAACATGCAACTGACCGGTGAAGAATTTTCACTTTCTTTTGCTGTTTTACCCATCGGAGATAATTTCACTATGGGAATCGAGGATGCCGTGAAAGCAGCCAAACTGCTTAAAGTAAAAAAAGTTATAGGCGTACATTTTGACACGTTCGGTTTTATAAAAATTGACCATCACGCAGCTTTAGAAAAATTTAAAGCGGCCGGACTCGAGTTGTTATTGCCCGAAATCGGAAAATCTTATCAAATTTAA